DNA from Kogia breviceps isolate mKogBre1 chromosome 3, mKogBre1 haplotype 1, whole genome shotgun sequence:
CTAAGCATATTTTCTGATTCCTTTTCCTACCTTTTTTAGATCTCTCTACCCACCCTGAAGCATAGTGCTCTCCAGTTTCCCAAGAGGACTTTCAAAGAGATACCTTTTGGCCTTCAGGtgagttttattcctttttcatgcTACAGCAATGTTTAAACATTTGTACTTGTAACTATTTAATGAGATGATTTGGGCTTtggagggtataaacacaaaggaactttattttttctcaccaTGTCTGCTTCAAACATTTTCTGATGTTCTGTTTGTCTCCACCTGTGGATAGTATCTTGGACCAGTATGATAGGTTTTCTGATTGCTTTTAGTATTAATACATGGTTTCTTTATCCAGGTACAATCTAaaaccaaattttaattttttatacaaattaaaacttATTCCTCAAGACAGTTTGACTCAGGCTTCTACTTCTTTTGATCTACTTCTTTTCCTCTGCCCTTTCATTCCTCCCCTCACATTTCTACACTGCCTCTAGTTACTTTAGGTTAGAGGCAGAAGAGAAGTAAGGGTAGAAAGGTTTTTCCTTTACTGGTATTGTTGCCTTACAGGTTTGACAAAagtttgtatgttgatttttatttcatggagttatttgttttgggggggtggcATAGGAGCACTCTAAACTTCAGTTCCCTGATGTGGACAATGCTTCATTGGCTGGCTACTTATAACTTCTTTCATCTCTGGATTCTGGTGACCCTTTCCATATAGACTAACTTTTGGAATTGCCTTACTTCTCCAAGTAGTACTTTTGGGAGGCATCCCTTTCAAGATGGTCCAAATTTGTTACCTTCCATGAGCTTTAATGAGGCCAAATGTGGGTACTCTACATTTGTTCCATTATTGCTGAGAAGTACGTTATAGCCCAGTTCTTTCTACCCTGCTCTCTGAGCCAGCTCTTCTACAGTCTTTACATTATTTCCAGGTATGAACCAGGGCAGGTGTCTCTTAAACTCCAGGGGACAAGGGCAAATCCTCTTAGTGGTTTTCttgatgtaattttaattttccttaggGGATTGCATACTGAAGAGTCACCAAAGATATTCTTACTGATTGTTTCAAACAAACTTCTAGCCTCCCCTTGTATACTGTTAATGAGGATGATGAACTAAGAATTGTGACTCTGGCTTAACAATCTTTTAGTGTATCCAACATTGATGTGTGGGGTTTCTGCCAAAAATTCAGGATAACAGGCATTTTATATGTTATGTATCTTTTAAACAAAGCATTAGACAGCCATGTAAGCAAATAACCAATTTGATTCATATCTCTTAAAGTTGTGGGACAGAGGTTGCACATTGAAAAAGTCAAAATCTTCCTGGAGgcaaatataaagatttttttgagaGTTATTTTTACCGTGTGTCAGGTGGCAATCTCTTCCTATGGAAACACATTCATGAAACTAAAAGAACATCAAAATATAATCAAATACGTGATGAATTTCACTGTTCACAAAAGGACTGTGATGGTTATGAATAAAGCCAAATCAGTTTGGATTGGAAGAAGAGGATTCTTTTTCCACTTGCAGAAAGAGAGTCATCGGGTTTCACAAAAACCTTTTCATAAGGTTTGGATAATTCTCATTCCACAGAGGATCTGATGGAGGGCAAATTTCATGTCCCTGTTGTGTAAGCTGTAGAGGAGGGGATTTAAGACTGATGTCACTACAGCGTATGTCAGTGTGATGATCTTATGCATAGCAACTGAGTTGCCAGGTGTGGGACTCACATACATCACCATAATGGCTCCGTAGAACAGAGACACTACCATTAAGTGGGATCCACAGGTAGAGAAGGCCTTTTGCTGCCCAGCTGAGGAAGGAACCTGAAGCACAGCTCTGAGCATCAAGGTATAGGACCCAAGGATGTACACAATGGTGATAACGATGATAAGAGAGCTCACAGAATGGAATACATGCTCTGTAATGGGTGAACGGGAACAGGACAATGCCGTCAGTGGGTCCGTCTCACACAGAAAGTGATCAACGATGTTGGGACCACAAAAGGGTAgttgagaaatgaagaaaataggaaTTGAATGTCCCAGGAAACCAGTGAGCCAACAAAGAAACACTAGAATGGCACAGAGCTGCCCAGTCATGATGGAGGTGTAGTGCAGTGGACGACAGATGGCCAGGTAGTGATCTTAAGCCATGACGCAGAGGAAGAAGCATTCAGTTATGCctagggaaaagaagaagtagaattGAGTGAAGCAAGCAGAGAAGGATATGGTCTTGGTTTTGGAAAGAAAATTGACCATCATACTGGGGACTGTGCAGGTCACATACCACATCTCTAGGAAGGAGAAGTTGGCCAGGAACATGTACATAGGGGTATGGAGTCGGTGGTCCCACTTCACAGCACAAATGATGGCCATATTCCTAGTTAGAGTCAAGATGTAGACAAAGAGAATCATTGAGAAAAAGATGATCTGCATTTTCCAGGAAAGCCCAACGAGACAAACTGTGTCACAGTAGATACCCCTGACTTATTCATGGTCCCCAGACTGTGGAGAGAAGACAGATAGGTAATGACATATCAATTCACTGCTGAGGCATTTGAAACTTTTCTTGGGACAGGGAGTTTGATTCATTCAGGCAAGTGTATCGAATATTCTAAAACAAGTCTTTAATAAATCCTGTCCTATTCTGAATAAGCCCTTTGGCCCTGATTCtttgtaagtgtacagttctaGGCTCCTTGAATTTTCTTTGCTAGTGGACCAAATCAGTtaaatttcatcttcttttcatATAAAGAAATCTTGAAATAGAGGCAAAAATGGTTTGTCTTATGTCTAATTTTTTCCAGTAAAACCTTCATATATGGCAGTTAATGCCCTTCACTTCAAAATGAGAGTACACATATGCTGTCATTTAAAAGCAGATTTGAATCTGACACTTTCTACAGATTTCAGTGATTTGAGCTTTGACATTATttcagattctctctctctcctcaactaTTTCCACTAGGAGATTTTCTATCATTTTCCCCCCATGataccagaagaaaataaaaaaggatattcagataataaattatttatatattttgctattttctattttaagacATTTATATTGCATCACGGCTCATTTACAAGTCAGTATTTAACCCTTTGTTTATAGCAATGAAAAGTCACTGTTATTCACCCCATGATGATTAATTTCACATGGTAATTTATCATGCTTCATATACATTTAAACTATATGTAATTAAAGATGAATATAACATATGAGATGTAttggagaagaaaattaaaataaccaagagattttCTTTGAAAGCTCTTCTTACTGCTGGCACAAGTTTCCCTTAAAATTCACTATTTGGAAGATTTTACTTTAGTCTATTTAAACAATGGCTCCCAATtttcaaaataacagaaaatgagGGAATCAAAGatgtttcaaaaataattatttacccATATTCTGAAATTTGTCCTTATTTCCTTTAGAACACCATCACTAAAGAAGATGTCTTTTAAAGTATcaaatattggattggccaaaaagttcatttgggtttttccataacatcttacagaaaaactcacatgaactttttggccaacccagtacaacTCAGAATAAAGATCACAATGATAGCTTTAA
Protein-coding regions in this window:
- the LOC131752219 gene encoding LOW QUALITY PROTEIN: olfactory receptor 11H7-like (The sequence of the model RefSeq protein was modified relative to this genomic sequence to represent the inferred CDS: inserted 1 base in 1 codon; substituted 1 base at 1 genomic stop codon), with amino-acid sequence MNKSGVSTVTQFVSLGFPXKMQIIFFSMILFVYILTLTRNMAIICAVKWDHRLHTPMYMFLANFSFLEMWYVTCTVPSMMVNFLSKTKTISFSACFTQFYFFFSLGITECFFLCVMAXDHYLAICRPLHYTSIMTGQLCAILVFLCWLTGFLGHSIPIFFISQLPFCGPNIVDHFLCETDPLTALSCSRSPITEHVFHSVSSLIIVITIVYILGSYTLMLRAVLQVPSSAGQQKAFSTCGSHLMVVSLFYGAIMVMYVSPTPGNSVAMHKIITLTYAVVTSVLNPLLYSLHNRDMKFALHQILCGMRIIQTL